The Saccharopolyspora gloriosae genome has a segment encoding these proteins:
- the rpmA gene encoding 50S ribosomal protein L27, giving the protein MAHKKGASSSRNGRDSNAQYLGVKRYGGQVVKAGEILLRQRGTKFHPGLNVGRGKDDTLFALSAGEVEFGSKRGRKTVNIVPAEVV; this is encoded by the coding sequence ATGGCACATAAGAAGGGCGCATCCAGCTCTCGTAACGGCCGCGACTCGAACGCTCAGTATCTGGGCGTGAAGCGCTACGGCGGCCAGGTCGTCAAGGCCGGCGAGATCCTGCTTCGGCAGCGCGGCACCAAGTTCCACCCCGGCCTGAACGTGGGCCGCGGCAAGGACGACACGCTGTTCGCTCTCTCGGCCGGTGAGGTCGAGTTCGGCAGCAAGCGCGGTCGCAAGACCGTCAACATCGTGCCGGCCGAGGTCGTCTGA
- the rplU gene encoding 50S ribosomal protein L21, whose protein sequence is MYAIVKTGGKQYKVAVGDVVEVEKLEGDSGTEVTFPAVLVVDGTDVTADANALAKVSVTGKLVEQTKGPKIRIHKFKNKTGYQKRQGHRQKLTRVEVTGITK, encoded by the coding sequence ATGTACGCGATCGTCAAGACCGGCGGCAAGCAGTACAAAGTGGCGGTCGGGGACGTCGTCGAGGTCGAGAAGCTCGAAGGCGACTCCGGCACCGAGGTCACCTTCCCGGCTGTTCTGGTCGTCGACGGCACCGACGTCACCGCCGACGCCAACGCACTGGCGAAGGTCTCGGTGACCGGGAAGCTGGTCGAGCAGACCAAGGGCCCCAAGATCCGCATCCACAAGTTCAAGAACAAGACCGGATACCAGAAGCGCCAGGGTCACCGTCAGAAGTTGACCCGCGTTGAGGTCACCGGCATCACCAAGTGA
- the proB gene encoding glutamate 5-kinase has product MTDEVELSPTRKSIAAAQRLVVKVGSSSLTTSKGALDQARLAALVDAVTARVEAGAQVVVVSSGAIAAGIAPLGLRRRPRDLATKQAAASVGQQALAHAYAESFARYRRTVGQVLLTADDVVRRAHYRNAQRTLNRLLTLGVVPVVNENDTVATAEIRFGDNDRLAALVSHLVGADALLLLSDVDALYDGDPRGGGASVIREVTGAADLDGVDASGAGSGVGTGGMASKVEAARVACTAGIPVLLTSAAQAGRALGDADVGTAFAATGTRLSARRFWLAHAAGARGRLWLDDGAVTAVVRRRRSLLAAGITAVEGTFDGGDVVELLDPSGAVVARGVVAYDAGELPDLIGRSSYDLPAEQRREVVHADDLVPLR; this is encoded by the coding sequence ATGACCGACGAGGTGGAGCTGTCGCCGACCCGCAAGTCCATCGCGGCGGCGCAACGCCTCGTCGTCAAAGTCGGATCGTCCTCGCTGACCACCTCGAAGGGCGCGCTGGACCAGGCGCGGCTGGCGGCGCTCGTGGACGCCGTGACCGCGCGCGTCGAAGCGGGCGCCCAAGTCGTCGTGGTGTCCTCCGGTGCCATCGCCGCCGGGATCGCGCCGCTCGGCCTGCGCCGCAGACCGCGCGACCTGGCCACGAAGCAGGCCGCGGCCAGCGTGGGGCAGCAGGCACTGGCGCACGCCTACGCCGAGTCCTTCGCCCGCTACCGCCGCACCGTCGGGCAGGTGCTGCTCACCGCCGACGACGTGGTGCGGCGGGCGCACTACCGCAACGCGCAGCGCACGCTGAACCGCCTGCTCACGCTCGGCGTGGTGCCGGTGGTCAACGAGAACGACACGGTCGCCACCGCGGAGATCCGGTTCGGTGACAACGACCGGCTCGCCGCGCTCGTCTCGCACCTCGTCGGCGCGGACGCGTTGCTGCTGTTGTCCGATGTGGACGCCCTGTACGACGGGGATCCGCGCGGTGGGGGAGCGTCGGTGATCCGAGAGGTCACCGGTGCCGCCGACCTCGACGGTGTGGACGCGAGCGGCGCGGGTTCCGGAGTCGGCACCGGAGGGATGGCCTCCAAGGTCGAGGCCGCCAGGGTCGCGTGCACCGCGGGCATCCCGGTGCTGCTGACCTCCGCCGCGCAGGCCGGGCGGGCGCTCGGCGACGCCGACGTGGGCACGGCGTTCGCGGCCACCGGCACCCGGCTCTCTGCCCGCCGGTTCTGGCTCGCGCACGCCGCGGGCGCCCGCGGTCGGCTGTGGCTGGACGACGGGGCGGTGACGGCGGTGGTCCGGCGCCGGCGTTCGCTGCTCGCTGCCGGGATCACCGCGGTGGAGGGCACGTTCGACGGCGGTGACGTGGTCGAACTGCTCGATCCCTCGGGCGCGGTCGTGGCCCGCGGCGTGGTCGCCTACGACGCGGGCGAACTGCCCGACCTCATCGGCCGCTCCAGCTACGACCTGCCCGCTGAACAGCGTCGCGAGGTCGTCCACGCCGACGACCTGGTCCCGCTGCGCTGA
- a CDS encoding MFS transporter — protein MRKLVAASIGNAIEWYDWTIYSAFSVYFASRFFPGELALVNTLATFALAFFFRPLGGWLLGRFADLHGRKTSMLLTIALMAGGSLLIGVLPTFDLIGWAAPALLVLARIGQGLSLGGEVSNASAYLAEIAPASRRGRYSAFFYISTGTALLIASLLGFLLTSVLSEQQLTDFGWRIPFVIGGVLGLLGLWLRRSLEETEQFADNQDKARALKNPLWTTLRRHPKAVGQLIGFSMLSTLCYYTFFSALTPFAVQTRGADATDVFLALSIATALFIALQYPMGALSDRFGRKPQLLAWSAATAVLIVPLSALVRPGLGALLVVFCIGVGLYTAMTSIAPAIMSELFPTELRGLGIGAWYNLTVAVFGGTAPLVIQGLAAFDASTAFFWYIAVSAVVAFLVIRTLPETKGTELR, from the coding sequence ATGCGCAAGCTCGTCGCGGCCAGCATCGGCAATGCCATCGAGTGGTACGACTGGACGATCTACAGCGCGTTCAGCGTGTACTTCGCGAGCCGCTTCTTCCCCGGTGAACTGGCGTTGGTGAACACGCTGGCCACGTTCGCGCTGGCGTTCTTCTTCCGGCCGCTCGGCGGCTGGCTGCTGGGCCGGTTCGCCGACCTGCACGGCCGGAAGACGTCGATGCTGCTGACGATCGCGCTGATGGCGGGCGGTTCACTGCTGATCGGTGTGCTGCCGACCTTCGACCTGATCGGCTGGGCGGCGCCCGCGCTGCTGGTGCTGGCCCGGATCGGGCAGGGCCTGTCGCTGGGCGGTGAGGTGTCGAACGCGTCGGCCTACCTGGCCGAGATCGCCCCGGCGAGCAGGCGCGGGCGCTACTCCGCGTTCTTCTACATCTCTACCGGTACCGCGCTGCTCATCGCCTCACTGCTGGGTTTCCTGCTGACCTCGGTGCTCAGCGAGCAGCAGCTCACCGACTTCGGCTGGCGCATCCCGTTCGTGATCGGCGGTGTGCTGGGGCTGCTCGGCCTGTGGCTGCGCCGCTCGTTGGAGGAGACCGAGCAGTTCGCGGACAACCAGGACAAGGCCCGCGCCCTCAAGAATCCGCTGTGGACCACGTTGCGGCGGCATCCGAAGGCGGTGGGTCAGCTGATCGGGTTCAGCATGCTCTCCACGCTCTGCTACTACACGTTCTTCAGCGCGTTGACCCCGTTCGCGGTGCAGACGCGGGGCGCCGACGCCACCGACGTCTTCCTGGCGCTGTCGATCGCCACTGCGCTGTTCATCGCCTTGCAGTACCCGATGGGAGCGCTGTCGGACCGCTTCGGGCGCAAACCGCAGCTGCTGGCGTGGTCGGCGGCGACGGCGGTGCTGATCGTGCCGTTGTCTGCCCTGGTCCGTCCCGGACTCGGTGCGCTGCTCGTGGTGTTCTGCATCGGAGTCGGCCTCTACACGGCGATGACGTCGATCGCCCCGGCGATCATGTCGGAGCTGTTCCCCACCGAGCTGCGCGGCTTGGGCATCGGAGCCTGGTACAACCTGACGGTCGCCGTGTTCGGCGGCACCGCTCCCCTGGTGATCCAAGGGCTCGCCGCGTTCGACGCGTCCACGGCGTTCTTCTGGTACATCGCCGTGAGCGCCGTCGTCGCGTTCCTGGTGATCCGCACGCTGCCGGAGACCAAAGGCACCGAGCTCCGCTGA
- the obgE gene encoding GTPase ObgE has protein sequence MEGLVSRFIDRVTIHIAAGDGGNGCASVHREKFKPLGGPDGGNGGRGGDVRLVVDSGVHTLLDFHHRPHATASNGKPGKGGHRNGALGEDLILPVPDGTVVLTEDGEVLADLIGPGTTFVAAEGGRGGLGNAALASKARKAPGFALLGEPGEQLDLVLELKSVADAGLLGFPSAGKSSLISVVSAAKPKIADYPFTTLAPNLGVVTAGETVFTVADVPGLIPGASEGRGLGLDFLRHIERCAVLVHVVDCATMEPGRDPLSDVDALEAELARYTPALQGEHGDLADRPRLVVLNKVDVPEARELAELIRPDLESRGLRVFEVSTASHEGLRELSFALAEEVEHYRASLPAPEPARVVVRPHAIGDTGFSIETDPEDDEAFIVRGEKPERWVRQTQFDNDEAVGFLADRLAKLGVEEALGRAGAEPGSQVTIGTVTFDWEPSTPAGVAAMLSGRGTDNRLDSTDRVGASERKAAKKARRSHLDAEGGYVGGAGAEEDE, from the coding sequence CTGGAGGGACTCGTGTCGCGGTTCATTGACCGCGTGACCATCCACATCGCCGCAGGCGATGGGGGCAATGGCTGCGCCTCGGTCCACCGGGAGAAGTTCAAGCCGCTCGGCGGCCCCGACGGCGGCAACGGCGGCCGCGGTGGCGATGTGCGGCTCGTCGTCGACTCGGGCGTGCACACGCTGCTCGACTTCCACCACCGGCCGCACGCGACCGCGTCCAACGGCAAGCCGGGCAAGGGCGGCCACCGCAACGGCGCGCTCGGCGAGGACCTGATCCTGCCGGTGCCGGACGGCACGGTCGTGCTCACCGAGGACGGTGAGGTCTTGGCGGACCTGATCGGGCCGGGCACCACGTTCGTCGCCGCCGAGGGCGGCCGGGGCGGGCTCGGCAACGCCGCGCTGGCCTCGAAGGCCCGCAAGGCGCCCGGGTTCGCGTTGCTCGGTGAACCGGGTGAGCAGCTCGACCTGGTCCTGGAGCTGAAGTCCGTCGCCGACGCAGGCCTGCTCGGGTTCCCATCAGCGGGCAAGTCCTCGCTGATCTCGGTCGTGTCCGCCGCGAAGCCGAAGATCGCCGACTACCCGTTCACCACTCTGGCGCCGAACCTCGGGGTGGTCACCGCGGGCGAGACGGTGTTCACCGTCGCCGACGTGCCCGGTCTGATCCCCGGCGCGAGCGAGGGTCGTGGGCTGGGCCTGGACTTCCTGCGCCACATCGAGCGGTGCGCCGTGCTGGTGCACGTCGTGGACTGCGCGACGATGGAACCGGGGCGCGACCCACTGTCCGATGTGGACGCTTTGGAGGCCGAGCTGGCGCGCTACACGCCCGCGTTGCAGGGCGAGCACGGCGATCTCGCCGACCGCCCGCGGCTGGTGGTGCTGAACAAGGTCGACGTGCCGGAGGCGCGCGAGCTCGCCGAACTGATCCGCCCGGACCTGGAGTCCCGCGGCCTGCGCGTGTTCGAGGTGTCCACGGCCAGCCACGAGGGCCTGCGCGAGCTGTCCTTCGCGCTGGCCGAGGAAGTCGAGCATTACCGGGCGTCGCTGCCCGCACCCGAACCGGCACGGGTCGTGGTGCGTCCGCACGCCATCGGCGACACCGGGTTCAGCATCGAGACCGACCCGGAGGACGACGAGGCGTTCATCGTGCGCGGCGAGAAGCCGGAGCGGTGGGTGCGCCAGACCCAGTTCGACAACGACGAGGCGGTGGGCTTCCTCGCCGACCGGCTGGCGAAGCTCGGGGTGGAGGAAGCGCTGGGTCGTGCCGGTGCGGAACCGGGCAGCCAGGTCACCATCGGCACCGTGACCTTCGACTGGGAACCGTCCACCCCGGCCGGTGTCGCCGCGATGCTCAGCGGCCGCGGTACCGACAACCGCTTGGACTCGACCGATCGCGTGGGCGCTTCGGAACGCAAGGCGGCGAAGAAGGCGCGTCGTTCGCACCTCGACGCCGAGGGCGGCTACGTCGGCGGTGCGGGAGCCGAGGAGGACGAATGA